A window of Sphingomonas adhaesiva contains these coding sequences:
- a CDS encoding diguanylate cyclase domain-containing protein produces the protein MHQPAPTDRLDDESARIAALRVLALMDAEPQQEFTALTTLASRLIGCPTALINMVDRDRVWITAGDVPGPRELRRDVAFCDRTIRTDSTVIIDDLAQDTEYATNPLVTEGGMRFYAGAPLHVEGDDGERHAVGTICVIDRTPRTLDPAEREALLHLATLAETLLASRRAAVRAVAIATRTEELLAEVARRDSIFRQAERIAMIGSWRLSVLDHTLTWSDNVFRIYGLPHGEQPPPSDRAIDFYPAAMRPRIGRMLDESIRRRRPFDFESDFHAADGTLRRVRSIGEPEIVDDRVVALVGVFMDMTERYALEQQLRRSADTDALTGLANRAAFDRTLEAAMARARQDGGPLMLALVDLDGFKAINDTLGHDAGDEVLRLTGAALTEPWLNGVFAARIGGDEFALVIEDPVLVADVDSLRDRVEAALRVTVESGGITMASGGSVGIAPFDANCASLREFARRADTVLYAMKRSRIGRQSARRAA, from the coding sequence ATGCACCAGCCTGCGCCCACCGATCGCCTGGATGACGAGTCCGCCCGGATCGCCGCGTTGCGCGTGCTGGCGCTGATGGATGCCGAGCCGCAGCAGGAATTCACGGCGCTGACGACGCTCGCCTCGCGCCTGATCGGTTGCCCCACCGCGCTCATCAACATGGTGGATCGCGACCGGGTCTGGATCACCGCGGGTGACGTGCCCGGCCCGCGCGAGCTGCGCCGCGACGTCGCCTTCTGCGATCGAACGATCCGCACCGACTCGACCGTCATCATCGACGATCTCGCGCAGGATACCGAATATGCCACCAACCCGCTGGTGACGGAGGGCGGGATGCGCTTCTACGCCGGCGCGCCGCTGCATGTGGAGGGTGACGACGGCGAGCGCCATGCCGTGGGGACGATCTGCGTCATCGATCGGACGCCGCGCACCCTCGACCCCGCCGAGCGCGAGGCGCTGCTCCACCTCGCCACGCTGGCGGAAACGCTGCTCGCGTCGCGCCGCGCGGCGGTGCGCGCGGTCGCCATCGCCACGCGGACCGAGGAATTGCTGGCGGAGGTGGCGCGTCGCGACAGCATCTTCCGCCAGGCGGAGCGGATCGCGATGATCGGATCGTGGCGGCTGTCGGTGCTGGACCATACGCTGACGTGGTCGGACAACGTCTTTCGCATCTACGGCCTGCCGCACGGCGAGCAACCGCCGCCGTCCGACAGGGCGATCGATTTCTACCCCGCTGCGATGCGGCCGCGGATCGGCCGGATGCTCGACGAATCGATCCGTCGCCGGCGCCCCTTCGATTTCGAGAGCGACTTCCACGCGGCCGATGGCACCCTGCGCCGCGTACGCTCGATCGGCGAGCCGGAGATCGTCGACGACCGCGTCGTGGCGCTGGTCGGCGTTTTCATGGACATGACGGAGCGATACGCGCTGGAGCAGCAGTTGCGCCGCTCCGCCGACACCGATGCGCTGACCGGGCTGGCCAACCGCGCCGCGTTCGACCGCACGCTGGAGGCGGCGATGGCGCGCGCCCGGCAGGACGGCGGACCGCTGATGCTGGCGCTCGTCGACCTCGACGGGTTCAAGGCGATCAACGACACGCTGGGACACGATGCGGGCGACGAGGTACTGCGCCTCACCGGCGCGGCGTTGACCGAGCCGTGGCTGAACGGCGTCTTCGCCGCACGCATCGGCGGCGACGAGTTCGCGCTGGTGATCGAGGATCCCGTGCTCGTCGCCGATGTCGACAGCCTGCGCGACCGCGTCGAGGCCGCACTCCGCGTGACGGTCGAATCGGGCGGTATCACGATGGCCAGCGGCGGGTCGGTCGGGATCGCACCGTTCGATGCGAACTGTGCGTCGCTTCGCGAATTCGCGCGCCGGGCGGATACGGTGCTGTACGCGATGAAGCGGTCGCGCATCGGTCGCCAATCGGCTCGCCGCGCCGCCTGA
- a CDS encoding primosomal protein N' — protein sequence MSSRARVLVLNSALGPLDYRVPHGMAVEPGSIVVAPLGPRQLTGVVWEAERMPSEAEVGDNRLRNLLAVADAPPLRAPLRRLVEWTADYYLAPPAAVVRMALSSSAALEGSRTAIEYRATGHVPDRLTPQRAQALERIGDRQGLIRELAALADVSDGVIRGLVKAGAIEATEVAIDTPYPAPDPDHAPPVLSDDQRAAATTLCEAVAAESFRTILLDGVTGSGKTEVYFEAVAAAIRAGRQVLVLLPEIALTEPFLKRFHDRFGCEPVAWHSGLRAAQRRRAWRAIASGEARVTVGARSALFLPYAQLGLIVVDEAHETSFKQEDGVHYHARDVAVMRGLFEGCPTILASATPAIETRHQVALGNYAEVRLPGRFGPAELPTIEAIDLIAEPPERGRWLSPRLVAALGETLARGEQSLLFLNRRGYAPLTLCRTCGHRFQCPHCTAWMVEHRLTRRLACHHCGHVEPVPRLCPECRNEDTLVACGPGVERIADEVAALFPEARIAVVTSDTIWSPARAAEFVARMEAGAIDIVVGTQLVTKGYHFPNLTLVGVVDADLGLDGGDLRAAERTFQQIRQVSGRAGRGEKPGHVFIQTHSPGAQVMQALVTGDAEAFYAAETEARQDAGAPPFGRYAAIIVSSEDQPSALETARQIGRAAPRVDGMEVYGPAPAPLAMLRGRHRYRLLVHARRALDVQDVIRDWLGALEWSAKVRVAVDVDPYSFL from the coding sequence ATGTCTTCCCGCGCCCGCGTCCTCGTCCTGAATTCTGCGCTCGGCCCGCTCGACTACCGGGTGCCGCACGGCATGGCGGTCGAACCGGGATCGATCGTCGTCGCACCGCTGGGGCCGCGACAACTGACCGGCGTCGTCTGGGAGGCCGAGCGGATGCCGTCCGAGGCGGAGGTCGGTGACAATCGCCTGCGCAACCTGCTGGCCGTCGCCGACGCGCCGCCCCTGCGCGCGCCGCTGCGCCGGCTGGTGGAATGGACCGCCGATTATTATCTCGCCCCGCCCGCCGCGGTCGTGCGGATGGCGCTGTCGTCCAGCGCCGCGCTGGAGGGATCGCGCACCGCGATCGAATATCGCGCCACCGGCCACGTCCCCGATCGCCTCACCCCGCAGCGTGCCCAGGCGCTCGAGCGGATCGGCGACCGGCAGGGGTTGATCCGCGAGCTCGCCGCGCTGGCCGACGTCAGCGACGGCGTGATCCGCGGACTGGTGAAGGCGGGGGCGATCGAGGCGACCGAGGTCGCGATCGACACGCCCTACCCCGCGCCCGACCCGGATCACGCGCCCCCCGTCCTGTCCGACGACCAGCGCGCCGCCGCGACGACGCTGTGCGAGGCGGTGGCGGCGGAGAGCTTCCGCACCATCCTGCTCGACGGCGTCACCGGATCGGGCAAGACCGAGGTCTATTTCGAGGCGGTGGCAGCGGCGATCCGCGCCGGGCGGCAGGTGCTCGTCCTCCTGCCCGAGATCGCGCTGACGGAGCCGTTCCTGAAGCGCTTCCACGACCGCTTCGGCTGCGAGCCGGTGGCCTGGCACTCCGGGCTGCGCGCCGCCCAGCGCCGCCGGGCATGGCGCGCCATCGCCAGCGGAGAGGCGCGGGTCACCGTCGGCGCGCGCTCCGCGCTGTTCCTCCCCTACGCCCAACTGGGCCTGATCGTCGTCGACGAGGCGCACGAAACCAGCTTCAAGCAGGAGGACGGCGTCCATTATCATGCCCGCGACGTCGCGGTGATGCGCGGATTGTTCGAGGGGTGTCCGACGATCCTCGCCTCCGCCACCCCGGCGATCGAGACGCGGCACCAGGTCGCGCTCGGGAATTATGCCGAGGTGCGACTGCCCGGCCGGTTCGGGCCCGCGGAACTGCCGACGATCGAGGCGATCGACCTGATCGCCGAACCGCCCGAGCGCGGCCGCTGGCTCAGCCCGCGGCTGGTCGCCGCGCTGGGCGAAACGCTGGCGCGCGGCGAACAGTCGCTGCTGTTCCTCAACCGCCGTGGCTATGCCCCGCTGACGCTGTGCCGTACCTGCGGGCATCGCTTCCAATGCCCCCATTGCACCGCGTGGATGGTCGAGCACCGCCTCACCCGCCGCCTCGCCTGCCACCATTGCGGCCATGTCGAGCCGGTGCCGCGACTGTGCCCGGAGTGCCGGAACGAGGATACGCTGGTCGCCTGCGGTCCCGGCGTGGAGCGGATCGCGGACGAGGTCGCCGCCCTCTTCCCGGAGGCTCGCATTGCGGTCGTCACCTCCGACACGATCTGGTCGCCGGCCCGGGCGGCGGAGTTCGTCGCCCGGATGGAGGCGGGGGCGATCGACATCGTCGTCGGTACGCAGCTGGTGACGAAGGGGTATCATTTTCCCAATCTGACGCTGGTCGGCGTCGTCGATGCCGATCTGGGGCTGGACGGCGGCGACCTGCGCGCCGCCGAGCGGACTTTCCAGCAGATCCGCCAGGTGTCGGGGCGTGCGGGGCGCGGCGAGAAACCCGGCCATGTCTTCATCCAGACCCACAGCCCCGGGGCGCAGGTGATGCAGGCGCTCGTCACCGGGGACGCGGAGGCCTTCTACGCCGCCGAGACGGAGGCGCGGCAGGATGCGGGCGCTCCGCCGTTCGGCCGCTATGCCGCGATCATCGTCTCATCGGAAGACCAGCCGAGCGCGCTGGAGACGGCGCGACAGATCGGTCGCGCCGCGCCGAGGGTCGACGGAATGGAGGTCTATGGCCCCGCCCCCGCCCCGCTGGCGATGCTGCGCGGCCGTCATCGCTACCGCCTGCTGGTCCACGCCCGGCGTGCGCTCGACGTACAGGACGTCATCCGCGACTGGCTCGGCGCGCTGGAATGGTCCGCCAAGGTTCGCGTCGCCGTAGACGTCGACCCCTACAGCTTCCTGTAG
- a CDS encoding CsbD family protein codes for MGELVDKIKGNVNEMVGKAKEALGDHNNDESMKAEGQAQQAQGKGEQFKGKVKGALGDNI; via the coding sequence ATGGGCGAGCTGGTCGACAAGATCAAGGGTAACGTCAACGAAATGGTCGGCAAGGCGAAGGAAGCCTTGGGCGATCACAACAATGACGAGAGCATGAAGGCCGAAGGTCAGGCGCAGCAGGCGCAGGGCAAGGGCGAGCAGTTCAAGGGCAAGGTCAAGGGCGCGCTGGGCGACAACATCTGA
- the thiS gene encoding sulfur carrier protein ThiS: MAHTDGTITITVNGEHKRVSAGLSIAQLAEQLGLVPQKVAVERNLEVVPRSTLAQVTVEDGDELEIVHFVGGGDHDDDTWTVAGRTFRSRLIVGTGKYRDFAQNAAAVEASGAEIVTVAVRRVNVSDPKAPMLTDFIDPKKITYLPNTAGCFTADEAIRTLRLAREAGGWDLVKLEVLGEARTLYPDMRETLKATEVLVREGFKPMVYCVDDPIAAKQLEEAGAVAIMPLGAPIGSGLGIQNRVTVRLIVEGAGVPVLVDAGVGCASDAAVAMELGCDGVLMNTAIAEAKDPVLMAAAMRRAVEAGRMSYRAGRMGQRRYADPSSPLAGLI; encoded by the coding sequence ATGGCACATACCGACGGCACCATCACCATCACCGTGAACGGCGAGCACAAGCGCGTCTCCGCGGGCCTTTCCATCGCGCAGCTGGCCGAGCAGCTCGGGCTGGTGCCCCAAAAGGTGGCGGTGGAACGCAATCTCGAAGTGGTGCCGCGCTCGACGCTGGCGCAGGTAACGGTGGAGGATGGCGACGAGCTGGAGATCGTCCACTTCGTCGGCGGTGGGGACCATGACGACGACACATGGACGGTGGCGGGGCGGACGTTCCGATCGCGGCTGATCGTCGGCACCGGCAAGTACAGGGACTTCGCACAGAACGCCGCCGCCGTGGAGGCGTCGGGCGCGGAGATCGTGACGGTGGCGGTGCGGCGCGTGAACGTCAGCGATCCCAAGGCGCCGATGCTGACCGACTTCATCGATCCGAAGAAGATCACCTATCTGCCCAACACGGCGGGTTGCTTCACCGCCGACGAGGCGATCCGCACGCTGCGACTGGCTCGTGAGGCCGGCGGCTGGGACCTGGTCAAGCTGGAGGTGCTGGGCGAGGCGCGCACGCTCTACCCCGACATGCGCGAGACGCTGAAGGCGACCGAGGTGCTGGTGCGCGAGGGTTTCAAGCCGATGGTCTATTGCGTCGACGATCCGATCGCCGCGAAGCAGCTGGAGGAAGCCGGCGCGGTGGCGATCATGCCGCTGGGCGCGCCGATCGGCAGCGGTCTGGGAATCCAGAACCGCGTCACGGTGCGGCTCATCGTCGAGGGGGCGGGCGTCCCGGTTCTGGTCGATGCCGGCGTCGGCTGCGCATCCGATGCGGCGGTGGCGATGGAGCTTGGCTGCGACGGCGTGCTGATGAACACCGCGATCGCCGAGGCGAAGGACCCCGTGCTGATGGCCGCAGCGATGAGGCGCGCGGTCGAGGCGGGGCGGATGAGCTACCGCGCCGGGCGCATGGGGCAGCGCCGCTACGCCGATCCGTCCAGCCCGCTCGCCGGCCTGATCTGA
- the aroQ gene encoding type II 3-dehydroquinate dehydratase, whose protein sequence is MSDAVPATVYVLNGPNLNLLGTREPEIYGHDTLDDIAGNLEDRARELGLSIDMRQSNHEGHLVDWLHEAQAHDARAVILNAGAFTHTSIAVHDAIKSIRTPVIEVHLSNPHRREDFRHVSFVGQAAKGTIAGFGALSYMLALEAAARF, encoded by the coding sequence ATGAGCGATGCCGTCCCAGCAACCGTCTACGTCCTGAACGGTCCGAACCTGAACCTGCTCGGCACCCGCGAGCCGGAGATCTACGGCCACGACACGCTGGACGACATCGCCGGCAACCTGGAGGACCGCGCCCGCGAACTGGGGCTGTCGATCGACATGCGCCAGTCCAACCACGAGGGGCATCTGGTCGACTGGCTGCACGAGGCGCAGGCGCACGATGCCCGCGCCGTCATCCTGAACGCGGGTGCCTTCACCCACACCTCGATCGCGGTGCACGACGCGATCAAGTCGATCCGGACGCCGGTGATCGAAGTCCATCTGTCCAACCCGCACCGGCGCGAGGACTTCCGCCACGTCTCCTTCGTCGGGCAGGCGGCGAAGGGCACTATCGCCGGGTTCGGTGCATTGTCCTATATGCTCGCGCTTGAAGCGGCGGCGCGCTTCTGA
- the accB gene encoding acetyl-CoA carboxylase biotin carboxyl carrier protein: MTDNNDNNGAMQVDVELVRQLAQLLDATQLTEIEVEDGDRKIRVARKAAAAAAPAVHYAPAPAAPAATAAVPPQVDTAGPSAPSNANAVRSPMVGTVYLAAEPGAKPFAAVGQTVAAGDTLVIVEAMKVMNPITAPSAGVVKAVLVENGQPVEFDQPLVVVE, translated from the coding sequence ATGACCGACAACAACGATAACAACGGCGCGATGCAGGTCGACGTGGAGCTGGTGCGCCAGCTCGCCCAGCTGCTGGACGCTACCCAGCTGACCGAAATCGAGGTGGAGGACGGCGATCGCAAGATCCGTGTGGCGCGCAAGGCCGCCGCCGCCGCCGCCCCCGCGGTCCATTACGCACCGGCCCCCGCAGCGCCGGCCGCCACCGCCGCCGTGCCGCCGCAGGTCGATACCGCGGGGCCCTCCGCGCCGTCGAACGCGAATGCGGTGCGCTCGCCGATGGTGGGCACGGTCTATCTGGCCGCGGAGCCGGGGGCCAAGCCGTTCGCCGCGGTCGGCCAGACCGTCGCTGCCGGCGACACGCTGGTGATCGTCGAGGCGATGAAGGTAATGAACCCGATCACCGCGCCCAGCGCCGGCGTGGTGAAGGCGGTGCTGGTCGAGAACGGCCAGCCGGTCGAGTTCGACCAGCCGCTGGTGGTCGTCGAGTAA
- the accC gene encoding acetyl-CoA carboxylase biotin carboxylase subunit encodes MAQIKKLLIANRGEIALRIHRACREMGIKTVAVHSTADADAMHVRLADEAICIGPPAATDSYLNIPNIISAAEISGADAIHPGYGFLSENAKFAEIVELHNLIFVGPKPEHIRTMGDKVEAKRTAGALGLPLVPGSDGAIGDVEEARALAERIGYPVIIKAASGGGGRGMKVCASADQLETLMQQAGTEAKAAFGDATVYMEKYLGNPRHIEFQVFGDGNGNAIHLGERDCSLQRRHQKVLEEAPSPVISAAERERMGGIVAKAMADMGYRGAGTIEFLWEDGEFYFIEMNTRLQVEHPVTEAITGLDLVREQIRVAEGHPLTLRQEDVTFRGHAIECRINAEDPRTFAPSPGLVKQYHAPGGMHVRVDSGLYAGYKVPPYYDSMIAKLIVYGTTREGALRRLRRALEEFVIEGMKTTIPLHQALLDDPEFREGQYTIKWLEEWLAKQG; translated from the coding sequence ATGGCCCAGATCAAGAAGCTGCTGATCGCCAATCGCGGCGAGATCGCGCTGCGCATCCACCGCGCCTGTCGCGAGATGGGGATCAAGACCGTCGCGGTGCATTCCACCGCCGATGCGGACGCGATGCACGTGCGCCTCGCCGACGAGGCGATCTGCATCGGGCCGCCGGCGGCGACCGACAGCTACCTGAACATCCCCAACATCATCTCCGCCGCGGAGATCAGCGGCGCGGATGCGATCCATCCGGGCTACGGCTTCCTGTCCGAGAACGCGAAGTTCGCGGAGATCGTCGAGCTGCACAACCTCATCTTCGTCGGTCCCAAGCCGGAGCATATCCGCACCATGGGCGACAAGGTGGAGGCCAAGCGCACCGCCGGCGCGCTCGGCCTGCCGCTCGTCCCCGGCTCGGACGGCGCGATCGGCGACGTGGAGGAAGCCAGGGCGCTGGCGGAGCGGATCGGCTATCCCGTCATCATCAAGGCCGCCAGCGGCGGCGGCGGGCGCGGCATGAAGGTGTGCGCCTCCGCCGACCAGCTCGAAACGCTGATGCAGCAGGCCGGGACCGAGGCGAAGGCGGCGTTCGGCGACGCCACCGTCTACATGGAAAAGTACCTCGGCAATCCGCGGCACATCGAGTTCCAGGTGTTCGGCGACGGCAACGGCAACGCCATCCATCTGGGCGAGCGCGACTGCTCGCTCCAGCGCCGCCACCAGAAGGTGCTGGAGGAGGCCCCCTCCCCCGTCATCTCGGCGGCCGAGCGCGAGCGGATGGGCGGGATCGTCGCGAAGGCGATGGCCGACATGGGCTATCGCGGCGCGGGAACGATCGAGTTCCTGTGGGAAGACGGCGAATTCTACTTCATCGAGATGAACACCCGGCTGCAGGTGGAACATCCGGTGACCGAGGCGATCACCGGGCTGGACCTGGTGCGCGAGCAGATCCGCGTGGCGGAGGGGCATCCGCTGACGCTGCGGCAGGAGGACGTGACCTTCCGCGGCCATGCGATCGAATGCCGCATCAACGCCGAGGACCCGCGCACCTTCGCGCCGTCGCCCGGCCTCGTGAAGCAATATCACGCGCCCGGCGGGATGCACGTCCGCGTCGATAGCGGGCTGTATGCGGGCTACAAGGTGCCGCCCTATTACGACAGCATGATCGCCAAGCTGATCGTCTACGGCACCACCCGCGAAGGCGCGCTGCGCCGGCTGCGCCGCGCGCTGGAGGAATTCGTGATCGAGGGGATGAAGACGACCATCCCGCTCCACCAGGCGCTGCTCGACGATCCCGAATTCCGCGAGGGCCAGTATACGATCAAGTGGCTGGAGGAGTGGCTGGCGAAGCAGGGGTGA
- a CDS encoding arsenate reductase family protein, with the protein MKATIWHNPRCSKSRQALDLLREGGAEVTVVEYLKTPPTRDELARLYARAGIAPREGLRKDAPRVADDDAALDLMARDPATIERPLVETGKGVRLARPPELVRDLL; encoded by the coding sequence ATGAAGGCGACCATCTGGCACAACCCGCGCTGCTCCAAGTCGCGACAGGCCCTCGACCTGTTGCGCGAGGGCGGGGCCGAGGTCACGGTGGTCGAATATCTGAAGACGCCGCCGACGCGCGACGAGCTGGCGCGCCTCTATGCCCGCGCCGGGATCGCGCCGCGCGAGGGGTTGCGCAAGGATGCGCCCAGGGTGGCGGACGACGACGCGGCGCTCGACCTGATGGCGCGCGACCCCGCCACGATCGAACGCCCGCTGGTGGAGACCGGGAAGGGCGTCCGCCTCGCCCGCCCGCCCGAGCTGGTGCGCGACCTGCTGTGA
- a CDS encoding phospholipase D-like domain-containing protein, translated as MTLPDRAYWRIARATRASVIVDADAYFRRAREAMMNARHQILLVGWDFDARITLAFDDDHPEAPTTVGDFIGWLVKRTPGLQVYILRWDKGALKTLVRGKTLWTLFKWRFFQKRIHLLLDGHHPVAASHHQKIVVIDDDLAFCGGIDMTDERWDTREHRDGDPRRTSPSGTPYKPWHDATTALEGQAAVALGELCRTRWQIAGGDAIAPPPPRLGACWPASLAPDFTDVDVALSRSQPEHGGLAAIREIEELYLALIAGAKRCLYAESQYFASRRIAEAIATRVMEDDPPEIVIVNPTTAQGWLEPLAMDTARSRLVAEIEHRDHRDRFRLYHPVTKAGEPIYCHAKVLVVDDVAIRVGSSNFNNRSLRLDTECDVTIMQEPETIVRLRDDLIAEHLGVDVSTVAQGVAADGLIATIERLRGDGRTLIPYEHKDLNEVEAWLADNEVLDPEGPAAMFEAFSKRPGLLRRFRRRR; from the coding sequence GTGACGCTGCCGGACCGCGCCTATTGGCGGATCGCGCGCGCCACGCGCGCCAGCGTCATCGTCGATGCCGACGCCTATTTCCGCCGCGCGCGCGAGGCGATGATGAACGCGCGACACCAGATACTGCTCGTCGGCTGGGACTTCGACGCGCGCATCACGCTCGCGTTCGACGACGACCATCCCGAGGCGCCGACGACGGTGGGCGACTTCATCGGCTGGCTGGTGAAGCGCACGCCGGGGTTGCAGGTCTATATCCTGCGCTGGGACAAGGGGGCGCTGAAGACGCTGGTGCGCGGCAAGACGCTGTGGACCCTGTTCAAGTGGCGCTTCTTCCAGAAGCGCATCCACCTGCTGCTCGACGGGCACCATCCGGTCGCCGCCTCGCACCACCAGAAGATCGTGGTGATCGACGACGATCTCGCCTTCTGCGGCGGGATCGACATGACCGACGAGCGCTGGGACACGCGCGAGCATCGCGACGGCGACCCGCGGCGCACCTCGCCCTCGGGCACGCCGTACAAGCCGTGGCATGACGCCACGACCGCGCTGGAGGGGCAGGCGGCAGTGGCGCTGGGCGAATTGTGTCGCACCCGCTGGCAGATCGCGGGCGGCGATGCGATCGCCCCGCCCCCGCCGCGGCTGGGGGCCTGCTGGCCCGCGAGCCTCGCGCCCGACTTCACCGATGTCGACGTCGCGCTGTCGCGCTCGCAGCCCGAGCATGGCGGGCTGGCGGCGATCCGCGAGATCGAGGAATTGTACCTGGCGCTGATCGCGGGCGCGAAGCGGTGCCTCTATGCCGAGAGCCAGTATTTCGCGTCGCGCCGCATCGCCGAGGCGATCGCGACGCGCGTGATGGAGGACGATCCGCCCGAGATCGTCATCGTCAACCCCACGACCGCGCAGGGGTGGCTGGAGCCGCTGGCGATGGACACCGCGCGCTCGCGGCTGGTGGCGGAGATCGAGCACCGCGACCACCGCGACCGCTTCCGCCTCTACCACCCCGTCACGAAAGCCGGCGAGCCGATCTATTGCCATGCCAAGGTGCTCGTGGTGGACGATGTCGCGATCCGCGTCGGCTCGTCGAACTTCAACAATCGCTCGCTGCGGCTCGACACCGAATGCGACGTGACGATCATGCAGGAGCCCGAGACGATCGTGCGGCTGCGCGACGACCTGATCGCGGAGCATCTGGGTGTCGACGTGTCGACCGTGGCGCAGGGTGTCGCCGCGGACGGGCTGATCGCGACGATCGAGCGGCTGCGCGGGGACGGCCGCACGCTGATCCCGTACGAGCACAAGGACCTGAACGAGGTCGAGGCGTGGCTGGCCGACAACGAGGTGCTCGATCCCGAAGGGCCGGCGGCGATGTTCGAGGCGTTCTCGAAGCGTCCGGGGCTGCTGCGGCGGTTCCGGCGGCGAAGGTAA